A single window of Methylocella tundrae DNA harbors:
- a CDS encoding sensor histidine kinase gives MTALARLFRTTVFKVSLAYLVISAIGAGLVLGSVGDNVKMLINQQIAQTVDADIGGLAEQYAQGGIRGLVESVEKRTQRPGADLYLVTTAAGEPIAGNIKNLPLGVLERPGLVETAYEPAGGVGKKRRAMARIFALPGGFRLLVGHDLEEGESLRHILGGALLTSLFWLVVIGTLGGLWVARRVLNRVEAINANARTIVAGDLSGRLPVAGTGDELDRLVQNLNAMLDRIGELMAGVKQVSDNIAHDLKTPLTRLRSRAEQALQFGKTAEDYRSALEKVIEESDRLIHIFDALLNIARAEAGSGREGMIDFDAECVTRDVGELYEPAAEERGFVLKIDAEPNLMVHGSRELVGQAIANLVDNALKYGGEAEEQTAGAQSRATVERIVELSAHRCGPHVEISVADHGPGIPEADRIRVLDRFVRLENSRSRPGSGLGLSLAAAVARLHNGSLRIEDNAPGLRVVIALPAIAIVREPPPRLALPPPEAAA, from the coding sequence GTGACGGCTCTCGCTAGGCTTTTTCGCACGACGGTTTTCAAAGTATCGCTGGCTTATCTGGTGATATCGGCGATCGGCGCGGGACTGGTCCTTGGCAGCGTCGGCGACAATGTGAAGATGCTGATCAACCAGCAGATCGCCCAAACGGTCGACGCCGACATCGGCGGACTGGCTGAGCAATATGCGCAAGGCGGCATCCGCGGCCTCGTCGAAAGCGTCGAAAAGCGGACGCAGCGGCCGGGCGCCGATCTCTATCTCGTCACCACAGCGGCGGGCGAGCCGATCGCGGGCAACATCAAAAATCTGCCGCTAGGCGTCCTGGAGCGTCCGGGGCTTGTCGAGACCGCCTATGAGCCGGCGGGAGGCGTCGGCAAGAAGCGCCGCGCCATGGCGCGCATCTTCGCGCTCCCGGGCGGCTTCCGGCTGCTTGTCGGACATGACCTCGAGGAAGGCGAGAGCCTGCGCCATATTCTCGGCGGCGCGCTGCTCACTTCCCTGTTCTGGCTGGTGGTCATTGGCACGCTCGGCGGCCTATGGGTGGCGCGACGCGTGCTCAATCGCGTCGAGGCCATCAACGCCAACGCCCGAACGATCGTCGCCGGCGATCTCTCCGGCCGGCTGCCCGTCGCCGGCACGGGCGATGAACTCGACAGGCTGGTCCAGAACCTCAACGCCATGCTCGACCGCATCGGCGAACTCATGGCTGGCGTCAAGCAGGTCTCGGATAATATCGCGCATGATCTCAAGACGCCGCTGACGCGTTTGCGCAGCCGCGCCGAGCAGGCTCTGCAATTCGGCAAAACGGCTGAGGACTATCGCAGCGCGCTGGAAAAAGTGATCGAGGAATCCGACCGCCTGATCCATATTTTCGACGCCCTCCTGAATATCGCCCGGGCGGAGGCGGGCTCAGGGCGCGAAGGCATGATCGATTTCGACGCAGAATGTGTGACGCGCGACGTCGGCGAACTCTATGAGCCGGCGGCCGAGGAACGAGGCTTCGTCCTGAAAATCGACGCCGAGCCCAATCTCATGGTTCATGGCAGCCGCGAGCTTGTCGGACAGGCGATTGCAAACCTCGTCGACAATGCGCTGAAATATGGCGGCGAGGCGGAGGAGCAGACCGCTGGCGCGCAGTCTCGCGCAACCGTCGAGCGCATCGTCGAACTGTCCGCGCATCGCTGTGGCCCTCACGTCGAGATCAGCGTCGCCGATCATGGCCCGGGTATCCCGGAGGCCGATCGCATACGCGTCCTCGATCGTTTCGTGCGGCTGGAGAATTCGCGCTCGCGGCCGGGATCGGGGCTTGGCCTCTCTCTGGCCGCCGCCGTCGCGCGGCTGCATAACGGCTCGTTACGAATCGAGGATAATGCGCCGGGCCTGCGCGTCGTCATCGCTCTGCCTGCGATCGCTATCGTGCGCGAACCGCCGCCGCGACTGGCGCTTCCGCCGCCGGAGGCCGCGGCGTGA
- a CDS encoding DUF2155 domain-containing protein, which yields MRSLLCAGVAVCAGLAPLDGALADKIKHPIAVFSGLDKITGRIISFEVATDETVQFGTLQITERACYTRPATEAPQTVTFVEVDEVDAKNDYKRIFSGWMFAASPGLHGIEHPVYDIWLTDCKGGGETIASPESAATEPNTPPPPPENAAPAPKKPASKPRRVQPQTPPPPVDDFGDGLPQQSPGPVEVAPPPGFKAPTQRPRRPADDPDSLVPPADIPNGRPSQRFPGDGF from the coding sequence ATGCGATCGCTTCTGTGCGCCGGCGTCGCGGTCTGCGCCGGGCTCGCGCCGCTCGACGGCGCCCTTGCGGACAAGATCAAGCATCCGATCGCAGTGTTTTCCGGCCTCGACAAGATTACCGGGCGAATCATTTCGTTCGAGGTCGCGACCGACGAGACCGTGCAATTCGGCACGCTTCAGATCACCGAGCGCGCCTGCTATACCCGCCCGGCGACCGAGGCGCCGCAGACCGTCACCTTCGTCGAGGTTGACGAAGTCGACGCGAAGAATGACTACAAGCGCATTTTTTCCGGTTGGATGTTCGCGGCGAGCCCCGGCCTGCACGGCATCGAACACCCCGTCTATGATATCTGGCTGACGGATTGCAAAGGCGGCGGCGAAACCATCGCCAGCCCCGAGTCCGCGGCGACCGAACCGAACACGCCCCCGCCGCCGCCGGAAAACGCCGCGCCCGCGCCGAAAAAGCCGGCCTCCAAACCGCGCCGCGTCCAGCCGCAGACGCCGCCGCCGCCCGTCGATGATTTCGGCGACGGGCTGCCGCAGCAAAGTCCTGGCCCCGTGGAAGTCGCGCCGCCGCCGGGCTTCAAGGCTCCGACGCAGCGCCCCCGCCGTCCGGCGGACGATCCGGATTCGCTGGTTCCTCCAGCCGACATACCGAACGGGCGGCCGAGCCAGCGTTTTCCGGGCGACGGTTTCTGA
- a CDS encoding c-type cytochrome, with amino-acid sequence MRLETLISGLALAAGLGLAGGASAAGDAAAGKAIFAKTCQNCHSLDIGVNKVGPSLSDIINRKAGVVPGFEYSDALKNSGKTWTVEELDLYLSNPRGVLHGVKMYFSGLKTEAERADVIAYLLSVQQ; translated from the coding sequence ATGCGACTTGAAACTCTCATCAGCGGGTTGGCGCTGGCGGCGGGCCTTGGCCTCGCGGGCGGCGCATCGGCGGCTGGCGACGCGGCCGCCGGCAAAGCCATCTTCGCCAAGACCTGCCAGAACTGCCACTCGCTTGACATCGGCGTCAACAAGGTCGGCCCAAGCCTCAGCGACATCATCAATCGCAAGGCTGGCGTCGTTCCCGGCTTTGAATATTCCGACGCTCTCAAAAATTCCGGCAAGACCTGGACCGTCGAAGAACTCGACCTCTACCTCTCCAATCCGCGCGGCGTGCTGCACGGGGTGAAAATGTATTTTTCGGGCCTCAAGACCGAAGCCGAACGCGCGGATGTGATCGCTTATCTTTTGTCCGTGCAGCAGTAA
- a CDS encoding Do family serine endopeptidase yields the protein MALPLLPGPDQTGAPHNAPRRPQGLRLALLGAVATVALTGALANSFISTQPAIAETSAQAAPAASPVSFADVVDHVRDAVVSVKVKITETADASDSEGDDDSDAPSSPVPHLAPGDPLERFFKRFGEQGAPHQFGPARPHTAQAQGSGFIISSDGYVVTNNHVVEKATDVTLTTDEGKTLHAKVVGTDKKTDLALLKITEPGAYPHVNFAGATPRVGDWVIAVGNPFGLGGTVTAGIVSARGRDIGAGPYDDFLQIDAPVNRGNSGGPTFNTQGDVVGVNTAIFSPSGGSVGIGFAIPAETAQSIIATLKDKGSVARGWIGVQIQPVTDEIADSLGLKSSKGALVADAQDNSPAKEAGIKSGDVILGVNGERVDGPRDLAKKVAALGPGKKADLLYWHDGSEKTVAVKLGSLPDDSKAGSKPAALADNSALTGLGLKLAPASSIQGAGSDGVVVADINPDGVAAQKGLRVGDVILEAGGHAVSKPSDISSVIADAKKDGRKAVLLRVKSGEGTRFVAIATNPAS from the coding sequence ATGGCTCTTCCCTTGCTTCCCGGCCCCGATCAGACAGGCGCCCCGCATAACGCGCCGCGCCGCCCGCAAGGACTTCGCCTCGCGCTGCTCGGCGCCGTGGCGACGGTCGCCCTGACCGGAGCGCTCGCGAATAGTTTCATCTCGACGCAACCGGCGATCGCCGAGACCTCGGCTCAGGCGGCTCCGGCGGCCTCGCCGGTTTCCTTCGCCGACGTTGTCGACCATGTCCGCGACGCCGTCGTCTCCGTCAAAGTCAAGATCACCGAAACCGCCGACGCGAGCGACAGCGAAGGCGATGACGACAGCGACGCCCCGAGCAGCCCCGTTCCCCATCTTGCTCCCGGCGATCCTCTCGAGCGCTTCTTCAAGCGCTTCGGCGAGCAGGGCGCACCGCATCAGTTCGGCCCGGCGCGCCCGCACACCGCGCAGGCTCAAGGCTCGGGCTTCATCATTTCGTCGGACGGCTATGTCGTGACCAACAATCACGTGGTCGAGAAAGCGACCGACGTGACCCTGACGACGGATGAGGGCAAGACTCTCCATGCCAAGGTCGTCGGCACCGACAAGAAGACCGACCTCGCGCTGCTCAAGATCACGGAGCCGGGCGCCTATCCGCACGTCAATTTCGCGGGCGCGACCCCGCGCGTCGGCGATTGGGTTATCGCCGTCGGCAATCCGTTCGGCCTTGGCGGCACTGTGACGGCGGGCATCGTCTCGGCTCGCGGCCGCGATATCGGCGCCGGCCCCTATGACGACTTCCTGCAGATCGACGCGCCAGTCAATCGCGGCAACTCAGGCGGACCGACCTTCAACACCCAGGGCGACGTCGTCGGCGTCAACACCGCGATCTTCTCGCCCTCGGGCGGCAGCGTTGGCATCGGCTTCGCCATTCCGGCGGAGACGGCGCAGTCGATCATCGCCACGCTGAAGGACAAGGGCTCCGTCGCCCGCGGCTGGATTGGCGTGCAGATTCAGCCTGTCACCGATGAAATCGCCGATAGCCTCGGCCTCAAGTCGAGCAAGGGCGCGCTGGTCGCGGACGCGCAGGATAATTCCCCTGCGAAAGAGGCGGGCATCAAATCCGGCGACGTCATTTTGGGCGTCAATGGCGAGCGCGTCGATGGTCCGCGCGATCTTGCAAAGAAGGTGGCGGCGCTCGGGCCGGGCAAGAAGGCTGATCTTCTTTACTGGCACGACGGGTCAGAGAAGACGGTCGCGGTCAAGCTCGGGTCGCTTCCTGACGATAGCAAGGCGGGCTCGAAGCCCGCGGCTCTGGCGGATAATTCCGCATTGACTGGCCTTGGCCTGAAGCTCGCCCCGGCGTCGTCCATTCAGGGCGCGGGCAGCGATGGCGTCGTCGTCGCGGACATCAATCCCGATGGCGTCGCTGCGCAAAAGGGCCTTCGCGTCGGCGACGTGATCCTCGAGGCGGGCGGTCACGCGGTCAGCAAGCCGTCGGATATCTCTTCGGTAATCGCCGACGCCAAGAAGGATGGCCGCAAAGCCGTGCTGCTTCGCGTCAAGAGCGGCGAAGGCACGCGCTTCGTCGCGATTGCGACCAATCCGGCTTCCTAA
- a CDS encoding vitamin B12-dependent ribonucleotide reductase: protein MHIARRYTKEGQSPYAGIGFRSTNSEIRNPDGSVVFALESIEVPAAWSQVAADVLAQKYFRKAGVPARLKRIEENAIPSFLWRSDADEEALAALPKAERFVSETSARQVFDRLAGTWTYWGWKGGYFDSETDAQAFFDELRYMLAKQIAAPNSPQWFNTGLHWAYGVDGPSQGHYYVDPETKELVKSLTAYEHPQPHACFIQSVADDLVNEGGIMDLWVREARLFKYGSGTGSNFSKLRGENEKLSGGGKSSGLMSFLKIGDRAAGAIKSGGTTRRAAKMVVVDADHPDIEDYIEWKVREEHKVAALVTGSKILKKALKAILRACVNCEGPGDDCFNPEKNPALRREIKLARRAFVPDASIKKVIQMARQGETDIDFETFTTDWDKEAYLTVSGQNSNNSVRVTDAFLRAVEEDGDWTLTRRLDGKAHKVLKARALWEKIGHAAWASADPGLQYHTTINDWHTCPAAGPIVASNPCSEYMFLDDTACNLASLNLLQFRDPATGALDVESYEHAVRLWTIVLEISVMMAQFPSKEIAENSYRYRTLGLGYANIGGLLMSSGIAYDSDEGRAICAAFSSILTGVSYAASAEMAAELGPFEGYAENASAMLRVMRNHKRAARGEAFGYEALSIAPVPLDHAALRVKALSDHAKAAWTKAVELGEKHGYRNAQVSVVAPTGTIGLVMDCDTTGIEPDFALVKFKKLAGGGYFKIINRAVPEGLRSLGYAGHEIDDIITFAVGRATLQGAPAINHDTLLAKGFTPEKLTELEATLKSAFDIKFVFNKWTLGADFLSGVLKIPAEKLEDQNFNLLAHLGFSRAEIDAANVYVCGAMTVEGAPHLKLEHYGVFDCASPCGRTGKRYLSVESHIRMLAAAQPFISGAISKTINMPNDASIEDCKEAYMLSWRLGLKANALYRDGSKLSQPLNSQLIEDDDEEAEEAVEVLLASNAPARASAVAEKIVERVVERIERIRERERLPDRRKGYTQKAVVGGHKVYLRTGEYVDGRLGEIFIDMHKEGAAFRSLMNNFAIAISVGLQYGVPLEEYVDAFTFTRFEPAGFVQGNDAIKNATSIIDYIFRELAISYLGRNDLAHIDPTDIGPDVLGKGETQGRQPQSPMPPATAKYVSSGFVRSKTDKLMLVQGGSQGATALKENLEQDVEAELGQLNWTTPAEGAAIAEKRSQARMKGYTGEACGECGNFTLVRNGTCLKCDTCGATTGCS, encoded by the coding sequence ATGCACATTGCGCGACGCTACACCAAAGAAGGTCAGTCCCCTTACGCCGGGATCGGGTTCCGCTCGACCAATAGCGAAATCCGCAACCCGGACGGCTCGGTCGTGTTCGCGCTGGAGAGCATCGAAGTCCCGGCCGCCTGGAGCCAGGTCGCGGCCGACGTATTGGCGCAAAAATATTTCCGCAAGGCCGGCGTTCCTGCGCGGCTGAAGCGAATCGAGGAAAACGCGATCCCCTCTTTCCTTTGGCGCTCGGACGCCGACGAAGAGGCGCTCGCGGCCCTGCCCAAGGCCGAACGCTTTGTGTCGGAAACGTCGGCGCGGCAGGTGTTCGACCGTCTCGCCGGAACCTGGACCTATTGGGGCTGGAAGGGCGGCTATTTCGATTCGGAAACGGACGCGCAGGCGTTTTTCGATGAACTGCGCTACATGCTGGCGAAGCAGATCGCCGCGCCCAATTCGCCGCAATGGTTCAACACCGGCCTGCATTGGGCCTATGGCGTCGATGGGCCGAGCCAGGGCCATTATTACGTCGATCCGGAGACGAAAGAGCTCGTCAAATCGCTGACGGCCTATGAGCATCCGCAGCCGCACGCCTGCTTCATTCAGTCCGTCGCCGACGATCTCGTCAACGAGGGCGGCATCATGGACCTTTGGGTGCGCGAGGCGCGGCTGTTCAAATATGGCTCCGGCACCGGCTCCAATTTCTCAAAACTGCGCGGCGAGAACGAGAAGCTTTCGGGCGGCGGCAAATCCTCCGGCCTCATGTCGTTCCTGAAGATCGGCGACCGCGCGGCCGGCGCCATCAAATCCGGCGGCACGACGCGGCGCGCGGCGAAGATGGTCGTCGTCGACGCCGATCATCCCGACATTGAGGATTACATCGAATGGAAGGTGCGCGAGGAGCATAAGGTCGCGGCTCTCGTCACCGGCTCGAAAATCCTGAAGAAGGCTCTGAAAGCGATTCTCCGCGCCTGCGTCAATTGCGAGGGGCCGGGCGATGATTGCTTCAATCCTGAAAAGAATCCTGCGCTGAGACGAGAGATCAAGCTGGCGCGACGCGCTTTCGTGCCGGACGCCTCGATCAAGAAGGTGATCCAGATGGCCCGACAGGGCGAGACGGACATCGACTTCGAAACCTTCACCACCGACTGGGACAAGGAAGCCTATCTTACCGTCTCCGGCCAGAATTCCAATAATTCCGTGCGCGTCACCGACGCCTTTTTGCGCGCCGTCGAGGAGGATGGCGACTGGACCTTGACGCGCCGGCTCGACGGCAAGGCGCACAAGGTTCTGAAAGCGCGCGCGCTGTGGGAAAAGATCGGCCACGCCGCCTGGGCCTCCGCCGATCCGGGGCTGCAATATCACACGACGATCAATGACTGGCACACCTGCCCGGCGGCGGGTCCGATCGTCGCATCGAACCCCTGCTCCGAATATATGTTCCTCGACGATACGGCGTGCAATCTCGCCTCGTTGAACCTGTTGCAGTTCCGTGATCCGGCGACGGGCGCGCTCGATGTCGAATCTTACGAACACGCCGTGCGGCTGTGGACGATCGTGCTGGAAATCTCGGTGATGATGGCGCAGTTTCCCTCAAAGGAGATCGCCGAGAATTCCTACAGATATCGCACGCTCGGCCTTGGCTACGCCAATATCGGCGGCCTTTTGATGTCGTCCGGCATCGCCTATGACAGCGACGAAGGCCGCGCCATCTGCGCCGCTTTCTCGTCGATCCTGACCGGCGTCTCCTATGCCGCCTCGGCGGAGATGGCGGCTGAACTTGGCCCCTTCGAGGGCTACGCCGAAAACGCGAGCGCGATGCTGCGCGTGATGCGCAATCATAAGCGCGCGGCCAGGGGCGAGGCCTTCGGCTATGAGGCGCTGTCGATCGCGCCGGTTCCGCTCGACCACGCGGCCTTGCGCGTCAAGGCGCTCAGCGATCATGCGAAGGCCGCGTGGACAAAAGCCGTCGAGCTTGGCGAAAAGCATGGCTATCGCAATGCGCAGGTTTCCGTCGTCGCGCCGACCGGCACGATCGGCCTCGTGATGGATTGCGACACCACCGGCATCGAGCCCGATTTCGCGCTGGTCAAATTCAAGAAGCTCGCCGGCGGCGGCTATTTCAAGATCATCAACCGCGCCGTTCCAGAAGGGCTGCGCTCGCTCGGCTACGCCGGCCACGAGATCGACGATATCATCACTTTCGCTGTCGGGCGCGCGACGCTGCAAGGCGCGCCCGCGATCAATCACGATACCCTGCTCGCCAAGGGCTTTACGCCGGAAAAACTCACCGAGCTGGAGGCGACGCTGAAGAGCGCCTTCGACATCAAATTCGTCTTCAACAAATGGACGCTCGGCGCTGATTTCCTGAGCGGCGTGCTGAAGATTCCGGCGGAAAAGCTAGAGGATCAGAACTTCAATCTGCTCGCTCATCTTGGCTTCTCCCGCGCGGAAATCGACGCGGCGAATGTGTATGTCTGCGGCGCCATGACGGTCGAAGGGGCGCCGCATCTAAAACTCGAGCATTATGGCGTGTTCGACTGCGCGAGCCCGTGCGGGCGCACCGGCAAACGCTACCTCTCGGTCGAAAGCCACATCCGCATGCTGGCCGCCGCGCAGCCCTTCATTTCGGGCGCGATCTCGAAGACGATCAACATGCCGAACGACGCCAGCATCGAGGATTGCAAGGAAGCCTACATGCTGTCCTGGCGGCTCGGGCTCAAGGCCAATGCGCTCTACCGCGACGGCTCGAAACTGTCGCAGCCTTTGAACAGCCAGCTGATCGAAGACGATGACGAGGAAGCCGAGGAAGCGGTCGAAGTGTTGCTCGCCTCCAATGCGCCGGCGCGCGCCAGCGCGGTCGCCGAGAAAATCGTCGAGCGCGTCGTCGAGCGGATCGAGCGCATTCGCGAGCGCGAGCGCCTGCCCGACCGGCGCAAGGGTTATACGCAAAAGGCTGTTGTCGGCGGCCACAAGGTGTATCTGCGCACCGGCGAATATGTCGACGGCCGTCTCGGTGAAATTTTCATCGACATGCACAAGGAAGGCGCCGCCTTCCGCTCGCTGATGAACAACTTCGCCATCGCGATCTCGGTCGGCCTGCAATATGGCGTGCCATTGGAAGAATATGTCGACGCCTTCACCTTCACGCGCTTCGAGCCGGCGGGTTTCGTGCAGGGCAATGACGCGATCAAGAACGCGACCTCGATCATCGACTACATCTTCCGCGAACTCGCCATCTCCTACCTTGGCCGCAACGATCTCGCCCATATCGATCCAACCGACATCGGCCCCGATGTGTTGGGCAAGGGCGAGACTCAGGGACGCCAGCCGCAAAGCCCGATGCCGCCCGCGACAGCGAAATATGTGTCGAGCGGTTTTGTGCGCTCGAAGACCGACAAGCTGATGCTGGTGCAGGGCGGATCGCAAGGCGCCACAGCGTTGAAAGAAAATCTCGAACAGGACGTCGAGGCGGAACTCGGCCAGCTCAACTGGACGACGCCGGCAGAGGGCGCGGCGATCGCCGAAAAGCGCAGCCAGGCGCGCATGAAAGGTTATACAGGCGAGGCCTGCGGCGAGTGCGGCAATTTTACGCTCGTGCGCAACGGGACGTGCCTGAAGTGCGACACATGCGGGGCGACCACGGGGTGTAGCTAA
- a CDS encoding NADH:ubiquinone oxidoreductase subunit NDUFA12, whose amino-acid sequence MKLLTMIFTWWNGQSFNTWFYTLLHGKAVGKDEFGNTYYRAAKVDPALGFERRWVIYAGVSEGSMTPPGWYGWLHHTVDTPPTQEDYKPRGWQLPHLPNLTGTPEAWRPPGSMLRANARPKATGDYDAWTPEG is encoded by the coding sequence ATGAAACTGCTCACGATGATTTTTACCTGGTGGAATGGACAGTCGTTCAACACCTGGTTTTACACTTTGTTGCATGGCAAGGCCGTCGGCAAGGACGAGTTCGGCAACACTTATTACCGCGCGGCCAAGGTCGATCCGGCGCTGGGCTTCGAGCGGCGTTGGGTGATCTACGCCGGCGTCAGCGAGGGCTCGATGACGCCGCCCGGCTGGTATGGCTGGCTCCATCACACGGTCGATACGCCGCCGACGCAGGAGGATTACAAGCCGCGCGGCTGGCAGCTTCCTCATCTGCCCAATCTGACCGGCACGCCGGAAGCCTGGCGCCCGCCGGGGTCGATGCTGCGCGCCAATGCGCGTCCGAAAGCGACAGGCGACTACGACGCCTGGACGCCCGAAGGCTGA
- a CDS encoding DUF1328 domain-containing protein — translation MLKWALIFFIVSIIAGFFGFSGVSATTAQIAKILFFIAIVIFVIFLVLGLLAGEAIF, via the coding sequence ATGCTAAAATGGGCGCTTATTTTCTTTATCGTTTCGATCATCGCCGGCTTTTTCGGATTTTCTGGAGTTTCGGCGACGACAGCGCAGATCGCGAAAATCCTGTTTTTCATCGCCATTGTGATCTTCGTCATCTTCCTTGTGCTCGGCCTGCTGGCTGGCGAAGCCATCTTCTAG
- a CDS encoding response regulator transcription factor: MRILIVEDDSEAANYMAKAFREAGHVADHVGDGLEGYARAREEDYDVLIVDRMLPKLDGLSLIGGLRSQKIETPALILSALGQVDDRVKGLRAGGDDYLAKPYAFSELLARVEVLARRKQTGTGEETVYRVNGLELDRLAHKVTREGKEIQLQPREFRLLEYLMKHAGQVVTRTMLLENVWDYHFDPQTNVIDVHISRLRGKIDKGFEPPLLQTIRGAGYMIRDGSR, from the coding sequence ATGCGCATACTTATCGTCGAAGATGATTCGGAAGCGGCCAACTACATGGCCAAGGCGTTTCGCGAAGCGGGGCACGTCGCAGATCACGTGGGCGACGGACTGGAAGGCTACGCCCGCGCGCGCGAAGAAGATTACGACGTCCTGATCGTCGATCGCATGTTGCCGAAGCTCGACGGGCTCTCGCTCATCGGCGGCCTTCGCTCGCAGAAGATCGAGACGCCGGCGCTGATCCTGTCGGCGCTCGGCCAGGTCGATGACCGCGTCAAGGGCCTGCGCGCCGGCGGCGATGATTATCTTGCAAAGCCTTATGCTTTTTCTGAACTTCTTGCGCGCGTCGAAGTTTTGGCGCGGCGTAAGCAGACGGGAACGGGAGAGGAAACGGTTTATCGCGTCAATGGCCTGGAACTTGACCGCTTGGCCCACAAGGTCACGCGGGAAGGCAAGGAAATCCAGCTCCAGCCGCGTGAATTTCGGCTGCTGGAATATTTGATGAAGCACGCCGGGCAAGTGGTGACGCGGACCATGCTGCTCGAAAATGTATGGGACTATCATTTCGATCCGCAGACCAATGTCATTGACGTTCATATTTCCCGGCTGCGGGGCAAGATCGACAAGGGTTTCGAGCCGCCCCTTCTGCAAACCATTCGCGGCGCGGGATATATGATCCGTGACGGCTCTCGCTAG